From Draconibacterium halophilum, one genomic window encodes:
- a CDS encoding response regulator transcription factor, with amino-acid sequence MCNIAILENYSLFCSGIKSVLEETGECKIVFESKTISDFMTKLKNGNPDVIIIDIIHCLDDGISTIKKIRRKTSRTPVLLVLSTDYSDSFEEYISMGVNGFIFNDAGADNLVNAIKVLQNGEDHFPPQVWLLLKKYLRTKKVAATYEDKRILTNRELSILKLFCKGYTYKEIGAKLNISPRTVETHKKNIQTKLSVRSTAEMIEFAYQNDLQ; translated from the coding sequence ATGTGCAACATCGCCATATTGGAAAACTATTCACTTTTTTGTTCCGGCATAAAGTCGGTTCTGGAAGAAACCGGGGAGTGTAAAATCGTGTTCGAATCGAAGACAATCAGCGACTTTATGACCAAACTCAAAAACGGAAATCCGGATGTTATTATTATCGACATTATCCATTGTCTGGATGATGGGATCAGTACCATTAAGAAGATACGACGTAAAACCTCGCGAACACCCGTTTTATTGGTATTAAGCACCGATTATTCCGATTCTTTCGAGGAGTATATCAGTATGGGGGTAAACGGCTTTATTTTTAACGATGCGGGTGCCGACAACCTGGTAAATGCCATAAAAGTCCTTCAAAACGGAGAGGACCATTTCCCGCCCCAGGTATGGCTGCTGCTTAAAAAATATTTACGCACAAAAAAGGTTGCGGCTACCTACGAAGACAAAAGAATTTTGACGAACAGAGAACTATCCATTTTAAAACTCTTCTGCAAGGGCTACACATACAAAGAAATAGGGGCTAAATTAAACATTAGCCCGCGCACCGTTGAAACACATAAAAAGAATATTCAAACAAAATTAAGTGTACGATCCACTGCTGAAATGATCGAATTTGCCTACCAAAATGACCTGCAATAA